The following proteins come from a genomic window of Nitrospira sp.:
- a CDS encoding RND efflux system, inner membrane transporter: MTYSSTPYRPGLSGRIAALFIDSKLTPLIMLGVLLLGLFAVVVTPREEEPQIVVPMADVWLPFPGASAKIVEEQLTKPFERKLSEIKGVEYVYSISRPGGALIIVRFYVGQPMEQSLVDLYDKLMSNQDMLPPGAEPFLVKPKDVNDVPIVTMTLSSERYGEFELHRLAEQVLEDVKKVSGTSAGFIVGGRPRELRIQIDPTRLKAYGFTPLQVANVVRGENRASSTGRFDSRNQSFLVETGRFIRSREDLETLVIGVSEQRPVYLRQVAEVTDGPAEATSYVWFGTASPFTPYESPAVTVAVAKQVGTNAVTIAADVIRKVEEMKGVTIPSDVRVTITRDYGETAQEKANELLWHLLIAVVAVVVFLGVALGPRPALVVSIAIPLTLALTLFTSMMIGYTINRVTLFALIFSIGILVDDAIVVVENTYRHLKLRLRPHHEASIQAVDEVGNPTILATFTVIAALLPMAFVSGLMGPYMRPIPVNASIAMFFSLLVAFVVIPWFCRTCYRPGVAVAGVDHEGDERGLTARLYRRVLSPLLTHPLLAYAFLGVVGLLLVGSTLLFYTRHVVVKMLPFDNKSEIQLVIDMPEGTTLEETARVAQALGRYVKTVPEVRDYQAYVGTASPFNFSGLVRHYYLREYPHEADIQINLVAKHERTAQSHEIAQRIRPPVQEIAREYGANVKIVEVPPGPPVQSVLVAEVYGPDYGRQLAMARQIRKLFESTSGVVDVDDYIEADHVKYVFTVDRAKAALAGIPSEEIVNTLRMALHGAKVGLVHIPQEKSPVQIVLRLPLAERTGLEHLGEIGLRTSTGGIVQLSELLKIEQTVQDKAIYHKNQKPVVYVVADVGGPGAEKAESPVYGVLGVGKKLEDFRPAEGYRIEQYYASQPWSEEKIAMKWDGEWHITYETFRDMGIAFGVAMLLIYLLIVGQFQSFITPLIIMAPIPLTLIGILPGHWLTGSYFTATSMIGFIALAGIIVRNSILLVDFIQLQERAGVSLSEAVIKAGAIRTRPILLTAAALMVGAFVIILDPIFQGLAVSLLFGVGASTLLTLVVIPVLYYHVIGNPLEPKEAETISNRDDIPHREHSGGEVLAAIGASDPKL; encoded by the coding sequence ATGACTTACTCTTCCACTCCATACCGTCCCGGCCTTTCCGGCCGCATCGCGGCCCTCTTCATCGACAGCAAGCTCACGCCGCTCATCATGCTGGGTGTGCTGCTGCTGGGGCTGTTTGCGGTGGTCGTCACACCTCGCGAGGAAGAGCCGCAGATCGTCGTGCCGATGGCCGACGTCTGGCTGCCTTTTCCCGGCGCGTCCGCCAAGATCGTCGAAGAACAACTCACCAAGCCGTTCGAGCGCAAGCTCTCCGAGATCAAAGGTGTCGAGTATGTCTACTCTATCTCGCGTCCCGGCGGTGCGCTGATCATCGTGCGGTTCTACGTCGGCCAGCCGATGGAACAGAGTCTGGTCGATCTTTACGATAAGTTGATGTCGAACCAAGACATGTTGCCGCCCGGCGCCGAGCCTTTTCTTGTCAAACCGAAGGACGTCAATGACGTCCCGATCGTCACGATGACGCTCTCCAGCGAGCGCTATGGGGAATTCGAGCTCCATCGTCTCGCTGAACAGGTACTGGAGGATGTCAAGAAGGTGTCAGGCACGTCGGCTGGTTTCATCGTCGGCGGACGGCCGCGGGAGCTGCGCATCCAGATCGACCCGACGAGGTTGAAGGCCTATGGATTCACACCGCTGCAGGTCGCGAACGTGGTACGTGGCGAGAATCGAGCCTCGTCGACCGGCCGCTTCGACAGCCGTAATCAAAGTTTTCTGGTGGAGACCGGCCGGTTCATACGGTCAAGAGAAGATCTCGAAACCTTGGTGATCGGTGTCAGTGAGCAACGGCCCGTGTACTTGCGTCAAGTCGCGGAAGTGACGGATGGGCCGGCGGAGGCGACGAGCTATGTCTGGTTCGGAACTGCCTCACCCTTTACCCCGTACGAATCACCAGCCGTCACCGTCGCCGTCGCCAAGCAGGTCGGCACGAACGCCGTGACCATCGCTGCCGACGTGATCCGCAAAGTCGAAGAAATGAAGGGCGTGACCATTCCATCGGACGTGCGCGTGACGATCACCCGGGACTACGGGGAGACGGCCCAAGAGAAGGCCAACGAGCTGTTGTGGCATCTGTTGATCGCTGTTGTGGCTGTGGTGGTCTTTCTCGGCGTGGCGTTGGGGCCGAGGCCGGCTCTCGTCGTATCCATCGCGATCCCTCTGACTCTTGCGTTGACGCTGTTCACTTCGATGATGATCGGCTATACGATCAATCGCGTCACGCTGTTTGCCCTCATCTTCTCGATCGGCATTCTCGTGGATGATGCGATCGTGGTCGTCGAGAATACCTACAGGCATCTGAAGCTGCGACTCAGGCCTCATCATGAAGCCTCCATCCAAGCCGTCGATGAAGTCGGGAATCCGACGATCTTGGCGACGTTCACCGTGATCGCCGCTCTCCTCCCGATGGCCTTCGTTTCCGGGTTGATGGGCCCCTATATGAGACCGATTCCCGTCAACGCCTCGATCGCGATGTTTTTTTCGTTGCTCGTCGCCTTCGTCGTCATCCCTTGGTTTTGCCGAACCTGTTATCGGCCGGGAGTTGCCGTCGCGGGTGTCGATCATGAAGGCGACGAACGAGGGCTCACAGCGCGCCTCTATCGAAGGGTCCTCTCCCCGCTGTTGACCCATCCGCTGCTGGCCTATGCCTTCTTAGGTGTGGTCGGCCTGTTGCTGGTGGGATCCACCTTGTTGTTCTACACCCGTCATGTCGTGGTGAAAATGCTGCCGTTCGACAACAAGAGTGAAATTCAGCTGGTCATCGATATGCCTGAAGGCACGACTCTCGAAGAGACGGCGCGGGTTGCGCAGGCGTTGGGGCGGTACGTGAAGACTGTGCCGGAGGTACGGGATTATCAGGCTTACGTCGGCACCGCCTCGCCCTTTAATTTCAGCGGACTGGTCCGCCACTACTATCTGCGGGAATATCCGCACGAGGCCGATATCCAGATCAATCTTGTCGCGAAGCACGAGCGAACCGCCCAGAGTCATGAAATCGCCCAGCGGATTCGCCCCCCGGTCCAAGAGATCGCTCGTGAATATGGAGCCAATGTAAAGATCGTCGAAGTGCCGCCCGGCCCGCCCGTGCAATCGGTCCTGGTGGCGGAGGTCTATGGTCCTGATTACGGCAGGCAACTCGCCATGGCTCGCCAGATTCGGAAACTGTTCGAATCCACATCCGGAGTCGTCGATGTCGATGATTATATTGAGGCCGACCATGTGAAATATGTCTTCACGGTCGATCGCGCAAAAGCCGCCCTCGCCGGCATCCCTTCAGAAGAAATTGTCAACACGCTGCGCATGGCGCTTCATGGGGCGAAAGTCGGGCTGGTCCATATTCCGCAAGAGAAGAGTCCGGTTCAGATCGTGCTCCGCCTGCCGCTTGCCGAACGGACCGGCCTGGAACATCTCGGCGAGATCGGGTTGCGCACGAGTACCGGCGGCATCGTGCAATTGTCCGAACTGCTCAAAATAGAACAAACAGTCCAAGACAAGGCGATCTATCACAAGAATCAAAAGCCGGTGGTCTATGTGGTCGCCGATGTCGGCGGCCCCGGAGCCGAGAAAGCCGAAAGTCCGGTCTATGGCGTGTTAGGGGTCGGGAAAAAGTTGGAGGACTTTCGCCCGGCTGAGGGATACCGAATCGAGCAATACTACGCGTCGCAACCTTGGTCCGAAGAGAAGATCGCCATGAAATGGGACGGGGAATGGCACATCACCTATGAAACATTCCGCGACATGGGAATTGCGTTTGGCGTAGCCATGTTGCTGATCTATCTGTTGATCGTCGGGCAATTTCAATCGTTCATCACGCCGTTGATCATCATGGCTCCCATTCCGCTCACGCTCATCGGTATTTTGCCCGGACATTGGCTGACCGGATCGTACTTCACCGCCACATCGATGATCGGCTTCATTGCGCTCGCCGGCATCATCGTGAGAAACTCTATCCTTCTGGTCGATTTCATTCAGCTACAAGAACGAGCGGGTGTTTCCTTGTCGGAAGCCGTGATCAAGGCCGGTGCGATTCGGACACGCCCCATCCTCCTGACGGCCGCGGCACTGATGGTGGGGGCCTTCGTCATCATTCTCGATCCGATCTTCCAAGGGTTGGCCGTGTCGTTGCTCTTCGGCGTCGGAGCTTCGACGCTCCTGACCCTCGTCGTGATTCCGGTGTTGTACTACCATGTGATTGGAAACCCTTTAGAGCCGAAAGAGGCTGAAACAATATCAAACCGAGATGACATTCCTCACCGTGAACATTCAGGCGGGGAAGTGTTAGCGGCCATTGGCGCAAGCGATCCGAAGCTGTAA
- a CDS encoding DUF2892 domain-containing protein: MKLNERLRLIAGIFVLAAVILGATVHPYWNYFAAFVAVNLIQSAFTGWCPMMALLRKFGVQE, from the coding sequence ATGAAACTCAACGAACGTTTGCGATTGATTGCCGGTATCTTCGTGCTCGCCGCGGTGATCCTCGGGGCAACGGTGCACCCCTATTGGAACTATTTCGCTGCCTTTGTGGCGGTGAATCTCATCCAATCGGCCTTTACCGGCTGGTGTCCGATGATGGCACTCTTGCGGAAGTTTGGTGTGCAGGAGTAG
- a CDS encoding Sulfide:quinone oxidoreductase, Type I: MAHVAIIGASIGGLPAAYEARALLGKKHQVTVISNVSSFHFVPSNPWVAVGWRARKDISFVLGPVLAKKGIELVHATADRIEPAQNRVITAKGEVPYDYLIIATGPKLNFSAVPGLGPSGYTQSVCNIDHAEQAYGAYQSFLKDPGPIVVGAAQGASCFGPAYEMAFILDADLRKKKLRKKVPIYFVTPEPYIGHMGLAGVGKSRRLMEDEFAEHSIKPIHNAAIKEVQPGKLLLDDGQEMPFRYSMMIPPFAGVDAVAGTAGLCNPKGFVNIDAYQANPKYKNIYAVGVCVAIPPVEQTPVPTGAPKTGYMIESMVSAAVHNIQADIENNTKKETATWNAICLADMGDTGMAFVALPQMAPRNVTWAKKGKWVHLAKIALEKYFLMKMKRGISEPFFEKAILDAMGIGKREVGG; encoded by the coding sequence ATGGCACATGTGGCGATCATCGGTGCATCAATCGGCGGTCTGCCTGCCGCCTATGAAGCACGGGCGCTGTTGGGTAAGAAACATCAGGTCACCGTCATTTCAAACGTGAGCTCGTTCCACTTCGTGCCGTCGAATCCCTGGGTCGCGGTCGGCTGGCGTGCCCGGAAAGACATCAGCTTCGTTCTGGGACCGGTGCTGGCCAAGAAGGGAATCGAATTGGTTCATGCCACGGCTGATCGCATCGAACCTGCACAGAACCGGGTCATCACAGCGAAAGGCGAGGTACCCTACGATTATCTCATTATCGCGACGGGACCCAAGCTCAACTTTAGCGCCGTCCCTGGGCTCGGTCCCAGCGGCTATACGCAGTCGGTGTGCAATATTGACCACGCAGAACAAGCGTACGGAGCCTATCAGAGTTTTCTGAAAGACCCTGGTCCTATCGTCGTCGGGGCAGCACAAGGCGCCTCATGTTTTGGTCCGGCCTACGAGATGGCCTTTATCTTGGATGCGGATTTGCGGAAGAAGAAGCTCCGCAAGAAAGTTCCGATCTATTTTGTGACGCCTGAGCCGTATATCGGTCACATGGGTCTCGCCGGTGTCGGGAAATCGCGACGATTGATGGAAGATGAGTTCGCCGAACATTCGATCAAACCGATCCATAACGCGGCGATTAAAGAGGTCCAGCCCGGGAAGCTGCTCTTGGACGACGGTCAGGAGATGCCTTTCCGCTATTCGATGATGATTCCGCCTTTTGCCGGCGTCGATGCCGTAGCGGGGACAGCAGGACTTTGCAATCCCAAGGGATTCGTCAACATCGATGCCTACCAAGCCAATCCCAAGTACAAGAATATTTATGCGGTCGGCGTGTGTGTCGCGATCCCGCCTGTCGAGCAGACGCCGGTGCCGACCGGTGCGCCAAAGACCGGGTACATGATCGAATCAATGGTATCGGCGGCAGTCCATAACATCCAGGCCGACATCGAGAACAACACGAAAAAGGAAACCGCGACATGGAACGCGATCTGCCTCGCTGATATGGGCGATACGGGCATGGCGTTCGTGGCGCTGCCCCAGATGGCCCCACGCAACGTCACCTGGGCGAAGAAAGGCAAATGGGTCCACTTGGCCAAGATCGCGCTGGAAAAGTACTTCCTGATGAAAATGAAACGGGGTATCAGCGAACCCTTCTTTGAGAAGGCGATTCTCGATGCGATGGGGATCGGCAAGCGCGAAGTCGGCGGATAA
- a CDS encoding ABC transporter, RND-adapter-like protein, protein MGTRWLIALMLLMAGCGPKEEPATVVSVDSQRTIQTAVVEAQHTSVPIRVEVTGRVAPLFQATLSSRIQGTIDTLLVREGVRVSKGQLLIRLDSRDLEADLARADAEVENTKVQLDRMNQLYAHDAVSKQEMENAIRGYKVAEANRKAVEAQLSYTAVRAPFDGIITEKKAEAGELASPGQPLLKMEDPQRLRLEATVAEGDLKSLSRGDKIPVTIDALGEPALIGTVSQILPAGDPQTHTFMVKVDLPKTAGLKTGMFGRFPLEKGTAHSILVPSTAVVERGELNSVFVVGEDRIARLRWVKLGRRYEKQVEILSGINEGERVVMDGSRGVDGAAVQVVETVASP, encoded by the coding sequence ATGGGTACACGATGGTTGATCGCACTGATGCTGCTCATGGCCGGCTGCGGGCCTAAAGAAGAGCCGGCTACAGTGGTTTCAGTCGATTCACAGAGGACTATCCAAACTGCGGTTGTCGAGGCTCAGCATACGTCGGTGCCGATCCGTGTTGAAGTGACCGGTCGGGTTGCTCCTCTCTTCCAAGCTACACTCTCCAGTCGCATTCAAGGAACGATAGACACGTTGCTGGTTCGAGAAGGCGTGAGAGTTTCCAAGGGGCAGCTTCTCATCCGGTTGGACAGTCGCGATCTTGAGGCGGATTTGGCGCGCGCGGACGCCGAGGTCGAGAATACGAAAGTGCAACTCGACCGTATGAACCAGCTATACGCTCATGATGCGGTGTCGAAACAGGAGATGGAGAACGCGATCAGGGGGTACAAAGTCGCTGAAGCGAATCGTAAGGCGGTGGAGGCTCAGCTCAGCTACACGGCGGTGAGAGCACCCTTTGACGGCATCATCACCGAGAAAAAAGCGGAAGCAGGGGAATTAGCCTCGCCCGGCCAGCCACTGCTCAAAATGGAAGACCCTCAGCGTCTTCGGCTGGAAGCCACGGTGGCTGAGGGAGATCTCAAATCCCTGTCCCGCGGCGACAAGATCCCGGTAACCATCGATGCCTTAGGAGAGCCGGCATTAATCGGCACGGTCAGCCAGATTCTTCCTGCCGGTGACCCGCAAACTCACACGTTCATGGTCAAGGTGGACTTGCCGAAGACAGCCGGGCTGAAGACCGGCATGTTCGGTCGCTTTCCGCTTGAGAAAGGTACCGCGCACTCCATTCTCGTCCCCTCGACAGCCGTCGTGGAACGCGGTGAGCTCAACAGTGTCTTCGTGGTCGGAGAAGATCGGATCGCGCGGCTCCGGTGGGTCAAACTCGGGCGGCGCTACGAGAAGCAGGTTGAGATTCTTTCAGGGATCAATGAAGGCGAGCGAGTCGTGATGGACGGCAGCCGGGGAGTTGATGGAGCCGCAGTTCAGGTCGTCGAGACAGTGGCGTCGCCGTGA
- a CDS encoding Sulfatase modifying factor 1 precursor (C-alpha-formyglycine- generating enzyme 1), which produces MRQSFGMLGFVICLKLTAVSMAASAAETGEQDFAKGEALLKKKQYAEARATLEAGIMKNSSNVQAHFNLAEACRGLAAWACAEEHYETALHLDAKSRTTGMRDLRLRRLEVWRSLEEVTAWRLLEEAKGLMAAGQTDPDRIKKAEEALDGANELGLNNEQQIVYQQLEAQLPGRRSTTVLDSLKPVDQPMALVPAGEFTMGSTMADDEKPVHRVDLDAFYMDKYHVTVGQYAKYLEATDKEAPPEWAIMNQPRHQKRPVVNVSWFDAATYCKWAGKRLPTEAEWEKAARGTDGRLYPWGNERPTRLHANFGKKEWANHMALVPVGMFEMGKSPYGIYDMAGNAWEWVNDWYDHDYYKKSPTKNPQGPKSGKSKVVRGGNWLYLQDFLRSSFRFNAEPSSRQFGYGFRCAKTP; this is translated from the coding sequence ATGAGGCAATCCTTTGGGATGCTGGGTTTTGTCATCTGTTTGAAGCTGACCGCGGTTTCCATGGCGGCGTCGGCGGCCGAGACCGGCGAGCAAGACTTTGCCAAAGGGGAGGCTTTACTGAAGAAAAAACAGTATGCGGAAGCGCGCGCAACGCTGGAAGCGGGCATCATGAAGAATTCTTCGAATGTGCAGGCTCATTTCAACCTGGCTGAGGCCTGTCGAGGTCTGGCAGCCTGGGCCTGTGCGGAAGAACATTACGAGACCGCGTTGCATCTGGATGCGAAATCCAGGACCACCGGGATGAGAGATCTACGGTTACGCAGGTTGGAGGTGTGGCGATCGCTGGAGGAAGTGACGGCGTGGCGGTTGCTGGAGGAAGCGAAGGGTCTGATGGCAGCCGGGCAGACTGACCCCGACCGAATAAAGAAGGCGGAGGAGGCCCTGGACGGCGCCAATGAGCTAGGGCTCAACAATGAGCAGCAAATCGTCTATCAACAACTGGAAGCGCAACTCCCGGGTCGGCGTTCGACCACCGTGCTGGATAGTCTGAAACCAGTCGACCAACCGATGGCCCTGGTGCCGGCGGGGGAATTCACCATGGGGAGCACCATGGCAGACGACGAAAAGCCGGTGCATCGCGTCGACCTCGACGCCTTCTACATGGATAAGTACCACGTGACGGTGGGGCAGTATGCCAAGTATCTGGAGGCGACGGACAAGGAAGCGCCGCCGGAGTGGGCTATCATGAACCAACCCCGCCATCAGAAACGCCCCGTCGTCAATGTCAGTTGGTTTGATGCCGCCACGTACTGCAAATGGGCCGGCAAGCGCCTGCCGACCGAGGCGGAGTGGGAAAAGGCGGCGCGAGGGACGGATGGCCGCCTCTACCCCTGGGGCAACGAGAGACCCACCAGGCTCCATGCGAATTTCGGCAAAAAGGAATGGGCGAATCATATGGCGTTGGTTCCGGTGGGAATGTTCGAAATGGGCAAGAGTCCCTACGGCATCTACGACATGGCCGGCAATGCATGGGAATGGGTCAATGACTGGTATGACCATGACTATTACAAGAAGAGCCCGACCAAGAATCCACAAGGACCGAAGTCAGGGAAGTCTAAAGTCGTGCGAGGCGGGAATTGGCTTTATCTTCAGGATTTTCTGCGTTCGTCCTTCCGGTTCAATGCTGAACCATCGAGCCGGCAGTTCGGCTATGGGTTCCGTTGCGCGAAGACCCCATAG
- a CDS encoding Two-component system sensor histidine kinase gives MPASVSWCEGRDINQRWTRAFPRGPKTSMRSILPPRVVVRQREREAGLFHFDHAKADMSRFERTPTPLVYGAIVLSIGVIFISDLLSKLGITVWVFYLLPLVFSYLAWRPLVPAYTATATTLLILIGFFLTSPGIDPFIAVQNRAFEIATSWALAALGYQFIRNKLAVRKQEWLQSGQTLLSERMAGDPSTDQLGMRVLGTIVDYLDVPAGALFVEAGPSFRRTATHGVPADAPISMEVQAGDGLLGRALVEQKMFIVSDVPEGYVTVGSSLGRSAPRHLLIAPLAVERSIKGVLEVGFFHPVGEADKEFVTRVSESIAVAIRSAQARAHIQELLEETRRQAEELQAQSEELRAANEELTEQSARLQDSQTRLEEQQVELEQSNAQLEEQTQMLETQKDELTCTKNSLETHARELEEVGRYKSEFLANMSHELRTPLNASMILARQLGDNVDGNLTSEQVKYAKSIESAGRDLLALINEVLDLAKVEAGRMEVQLQPVRLAALALHVETMFQALADEKGLSLCVRLAEDTPETIETDQQRLEQVLNNLLSNAIKFTEQGEVRAEIGRASDGLVFFAVRDTGIGIAEDQQQVIFEPFRQADGTTNRKYGGTGLGLSIVREFTRLLGGDIRLTSAPGRGSTFTVLLPERYDAAAVTDKGPSLSEVRKISDLHARMVPDSPFIRMRPDHAPRPTDEIKTPDPLPDRVPDDRERLSGDRRVVLIIEDDEPFARILSDLAHEQGFQALIATTAGEALVLAPQFVPNAILLDIGLPDTSGLSVLDRLKIDSRTRHIPVHIMSVHDYTQTALSLGAVGYILKPVKREQLIDAFQRLEQRLTQRLRRVLIVEDDPAQREAVAALLASRDVETIAVGTAADCLDRLRATTFDCMVLDLSLPDENGYALLETLSREDRYSFPPVIVYTGRDLSADEEQRLRRYAKSIIIKGAKSPERLLDEVTLFLHQVVADLPPAQQAMLNRSRRGDAALDGSRLLVVEDDVRNVFALMSLLEPRGAKVQVARNGLEALAALEGSLQPDGAPIDLVLMDIMMPEMDGLTAMREIRKRPEWRNLPIIALTAKAMKADHLQALTAGANDYMAKPLDVDRLLSLVRIWMPK, from the coding sequence ATGCCGGCATCGGTAAGCTGGTGTGAGGGTCGGGATATCAATCAGCGTTGGACTCGGGCTTTCCCTAGGGGCCCGAAGACGTCGATGCGTAGTATTCTCCCGCCCCGCGTCGTCGTCCGGCAAAGAGAACGAGAGGCCGGTCTTTTCCACTTCGATCATGCGAAAGCCGACATGAGTCGTTTTGAACGTACCCCGACGCCGTTGGTCTATGGCGCGATCGTATTGTCGATCGGCGTCATATTCATCAGCGATCTCTTGAGCAAGCTCGGCATTACCGTCTGGGTCTTTTACCTCCTCCCGCTGGTCTTCTCCTACTTGGCGTGGCGGCCTCTGGTCCCGGCCTACACAGCCACGGCGACCACGCTGCTGATCCTCATCGGTTTTTTCCTGACTTCTCCCGGTATCGATCCCTTCATTGCGGTGCAGAACCGCGCGTTCGAGATAGCGACCAGTTGGGCCTTGGCGGCGCTGGGCTACCAGTTCATCCGGAACAAGCTCGCTGTCCGAAAACAAGAATGGCTGCAATCAGGCCAGACCCTCCTGAGCGAGCGGATGGCCGGAGACCCATCCACTGACCAGCTCGGGATGCGGGTGCTCGGCACGATCGTCGACTATCTCGACGTCCCGGCCGGCGCCTTATTCGTGGAGGCCGGCCCGTCGTTTCGGCGGACGGCGACGCACGGTGTCCCGGCCGATGCCCCCATCTCGATGGAAGTCCAAGCCGGCGACGGCTTGCTCGGACGGGCGCTCGTCGAGCAAAAAATGTTCATCGTATCCGATGTGCCGGAAGGGTATGTGACCGTCGGGAGTTCGCTGGGCCGTAGCGCCCCGCGCCATCTGCTCATCGCCCCGCTGGCCGTCGAGCGCTCCATTAAAGGGGTACTGGAAGTGGGATTTTTTCATCCGGTGGGCGAGGCGGACAAGGAATTCGTGACCCGGGTGTCCGAGTCGATCGCGGTCGCGATTCGCTCCGCCCAAGCCCGCGCACACATCCAAGAATTGTTGGAAGAAACCCGGCGCCAGGCGGAAGAACTTCAGGCGCAGAGCGAAGAACTGCGCGCGGCGAACGAGGAGCTGACGGAGCAAAGCGCCAGGCTCCAGGATTCCCAAACGAGGTTGGAAGAACAACAGGTCGAACTGGAACAAAGCAATGCGCAGTTGGAAGAGCAGACGCAAATGCTGGAGACGCAGAAGGACGAGTTGACCTGCACCAAGAACAGTTTGGAGACTCATGCCCGCGAGTTGGAAGAGGTCGGCCGGTACAAATCCGAATTCCTGGCCAACATGTCTCACGAGCTGCGCACGCCGCTGAACGCGTCGATGATTCTGGCTCGACAGCTCGGCGACAATGTGGACGGCAATCTGACCTCGGAACAGGTGAAATATGCCAAAAGTATCGAATCCGCCGGGCGGGATCTGTTGGCGCTGATCAACGAAGTGCTGGATCTGGCGAAAGTCGAGGCCGGTCGCATGGAGGTGCAGCTGCAGCCGGTGCGCCTGGCCGCCTTGGCCCTGCATGTGGAAACCATGTTCCAAGCGCTGGCCGACGAGAAGGGTTTGAGCTTGTGCGTCCGCCTCGCGGAGGACACGCCGGAGACGATCGAAACCGATCAGCAGCGACTGGAGCAGGTGCTCAATAATTTGCTCTCGAACGCAATCAAGTTCACGGAACAAGGCGAAGTCCGGGCGGAAATCGGTCGCGCCTCCGATGGTCTGGTTTTCTTCGCCGTCCGCGACACAGGGATCGGCATTGCGGAAGACCAACAGCAGGTCATTTTCGAGCCGTTCCGCCAGGCCGATGGGACGACGAACCGGAAGTACGGCGGCACCGGCCTTGGGCTGTCCATCGTCCGTGAATTCACGCGTCTACTGGGGGGCGATATCCGATTGACCAGTGCGCCGGGGCGGGGCAGCACGTTCACCGTTCTCTTGCCGGAACGGTATGATGCGGCCGCGGTAACGGACAAGGGGCCTTCCTTATCGGAGGTCAGAAAGATTTCCGACCTTCACGCGCGAATGGTTCCCGATTCCCCGTTCATCCGCATGCGACCGGATCACGCACCGCGTCCGACGGACGAGATCAAGACGCCTGACCCTCTCCCGGATCGGGTTCCCGACGACCGCGAACGGCTGTCGGGCGACCGACGCGTCGTCTTGATCATCGAAGACGACGAGCCCTTTGCCCGGATCCTCTCGGATCTCGCGCACGAGCAAGGCTTTCAAGCGCTGATCGCGACCACGGCCGGCGAGGCGTTGGTCTTGGCGCCGCAGTTTGTGCCGAATGCGATCCTGCTCGATATCGGTCTGCCCGACACCTCGGGGCTGTCCGTACTCGACCGATTGAAGATCGATTCGCGCACCAGACATATCCCGGTCCACATCATGTCGGTCCACGATTACACGCAGACGGCCCTCTCGCTCGGCGCCGTCGGGTACATCCTCAAGCCGGTGAAACGCGAACAACTGATCGATGCCTTTCAGCGGTTGGAGCAGCGCCTCACGCAACGGTTGCGGCGCGTGCTGATCGTGGAGGACGATCCGGCTCAGCGGGAAGCCGTCGCGGCGTTGTTGGCCTCGCGCGACGTGGAAACGATCGCCGTCGGCACCGCGGCGGACTGTCTCGACCGACTCCGTGCCACGACCTTCGACTGCATGGTGCTGGACTTGAGCCTGCCGGATGAGAACGGCTACGCCCTGTTGGAAACGCTGAGCCGGGAAGATCGGTATTCCTTTCCGCCGGTCATCGTCTATACGGGGCGCGATCTTTCGGCCGACGAAGAACAACGTCTCAGGCGCTATGCCAAGTCCATCATCATCAAGGGCGCCAAATCACCGGAACGGCTATTGGACGAGGTGACGCTCTTTCTGCATCAAGTGGTCGCCGATCTGCCGCCCGCGCAGCAGGCCATGCTCAATCGCTCGCGCCGCGGAGATGCGGCCCTGGACGGTTCCAGGCTGTTGGTGGTGGAAGACGACGTGCGCAACGTGTTCGCGCTCATGAGTCTGCTGGAGCCGCGCGGTGCCAAAGTGCAGGTGGCACGGAACGGCCTCGAGGCCCTGGCGGCGCTGGAAGGGTCTCTTCAGCCGGACGGCGCCCCGATCGACCTTGTGCTGATGGATATCATGATGCCGGAAATGGACGGCTTGACCGCCATGCGCGAAATCCGCAAGCGCCCCGAATGGCGGAACTTGCCCATCATCGCGCTGACCGCCAAGGCGATGAAGGCCGATCATCTGCAGGCGTTGACCGCCGGTGCCAACGACTACATGGCCAAGCCGTTGGATGTGGATAGACTGTTGTCGCTCGTGCGCATTTGGATGCCGAAGTAG